A region from the Aegilops tauschii subsp. strangulata cultivar AL8/78 chromosome 5, Aet v6.0, whole genome shotgun sequence genome encodes:
- the LOC123493994 gene encoding uncharacterized protein: protein MCQLFIPINMNQTHWYLSVVNIEQREIQVLDSFGSRMSRADLQLTLQGLEAHLKIASKMNGFNLGTWPDIDVTRWTIKEYIQDRIQSDGSSCGLFMLQFIEYWTGHKLSHPVTQEDVKPFRQKVAIILHESDLNDIKGTPEYHNPADDIIDTDGVEILDPPPAMVVLRMPLNKNELLCKLRGHIMSIHNADSREKEWIRSSKPYPLSISLRQLQDLLKNTRAIDVDSFNMAVRVNATDDIQWAKDTPYHYMDLRFSMILNDYTRSKTPFTI from the exons ATGTGTCAGTTGTTCATTCCAATCAATATGAACCAAACGCATTGGTATCTATCTGTTGTCAATATCGAACAACGCGAGATACAAGTACTCGATTCTTTTGGTTCTCGAATGAGCCGAGCTGATCTACAACTTACG CTTCAGGGGCTTGAGGCGCATCTAAAGATTGCTTCTAAGATGAATGGGTTTAACCTAGGTACTTGGCCAGATATTGATGTAACTAGATGGACTATAAAAGAGTATATTCAAGATCGAATTCAATCTGATGG ATCATCTTGCGGCTTGTTCATGCTACAATTCATTGAATACTGGACAGGACACAAACTGTCACATCCTGTTACACAG GAAGATGTCAAACCCTTCAGGCAAAAAGTAGCAATCATTCTCCATGAATCAGATCTGAACGATATAAAAGGAACTCCTGAGTACCATAATCCAGCAGACGATATAATAGATACTGACGGTGTTGAAATATTGGACCCGCCACCTGCCATGGTTGTTCTGAGAATGCCACTTAATAAAAATGAGCTACTTTGCAAACTTCGAGGTCATATCATGTCCATTCATAATGCAGATTCCCGAGA GAAAGAATGGATCCGTAGCTCCAAGCCCTACCCACTAAGTATAAGTCTTAGACAACTACAAGACTTACTAAAGAATACACGGGCTATTGATGTCGACAGTTTTAACATGGCTGTTCGAGTAAATGCTACAGACGACATTCAATGGGCTAAAGACACTCCATATCACTATATGGATCTCAGATTTTCT ATGATACTAAATGACTACACAAGATCCAAAACTCCGTTTACCATTTGA